Genomic segment of Arachis hypogaea cultivar Tifrunner chromosome 11, arahy.Tifrunner.gnm2.J5K5, whole genome shotgun sequence:
ACAGCGGATGAATTTGACGTGGCCGCGACCATGCTTGTTTCTTCTGCCATTTCTGCGCTTGAAagtctgaaaaagaagaagaacgaaagGGAGAAATTGAGGGATTAAGCAAAGAAGAAATAGTACACAAACAAAGCATTAACAATGgaagaaaatattattaaacaacaagtttatttttaacatgTTGAATTACCCAAAAATCGTAGTTCACAGTTCATAGTTCACATTTCATGAAACTTCAAAGTAACCTTCGAACAGGCTTGAACAGAACTGAACTaacattaattatataaaattattcaattaatcatccttcaacaattaatcaatatttcaacaattattattacaaaaatcaaaattcagaCCTAAGGTTAGAAGCTGGATATCTAGAAAAATGCAGAGCTGACGGGGACAGGGACAGTGGTTGGCAAGAGGTGGCTGAAGGTGTAGCAAGGTTGAACAGAGATGGCGCCGGCGGTACCTAACTCAGCAACGGAAAGTGGTGCTGGCAGTGGCTGCGATTTTTGGGGGCTGACTTGGCGATGGAGCGTGGCTGCGAGACAGTGGTGGTGGCTCGACGGGGGGGCTAGACGGAAGTTGCACCGGAGGCTCGAGGTGGAGACTGGAGACGTTAGAACTGAAAGAGAGAGGTGAAAGTGGACTCTGGAGGATCGAGATGAGAGGTGTGAGTGGGTCTGTGTGAGACTAGGGTTCATTCCCCTTTCTTCAGCATGCAAAACGCAGCGTAAAGCTAGCTAATTTCAAAAACCGACCGGGTCACGGTTCGGTTAGACCAACCGGTTCTTAGCCGGTTCGATGGTTCAACTCCGGTTTTTAAATTTGTCGGCTTTGCTGTCTGTCTGAACCGTATTTATTAACGGTTTATGGTTCGACCGGTCAGTCTGGCTTATTCGAACCAGTTTTCATgacattgcttttttttttccagcCCATTAAACGACGCTGTTGGTGGGGTAGTTTAAACCGGAAACCCACTAAAAAACCGTCTAGTTTTTTACCGGTTTACCAGTTAAACGCcagttcaactctggttttttttACCCTTTTTCGCTAACCCatatttatttgacaattatttcaTCTAAAAAGCGTAAGCACGACTATTGGAAGAATATATAAAATTTCATTAATATagtgagaaaaataaataaatacaaatatgaAACTGATTCTCTATGGAAAAATATTAAGTTTATGGAGGTTGCTAATTGTCACTATCTAACTCAGCCGTCGGTTCGGTATACATGTTGCCATCATCCGAACCATTAGCTTCATCTTCTATAACGTTGTTGTCAATGTCCTTTTGCCAAGGACATGTTGTCTTCTTATGTCTTTCCATTTGACAAACACTACAACGTTGCTGCTTCTTCTTAGATGGTTGTTCTGAGCCTATATTGGTTTGATGCACATACGGATTACTACTTTTAGCTACACCTGACTGAGGTTGATTAGTGCCTTCGTCTGCAGCCTTGTAAGATGAGTACAATCCCATAATTATGTCACGTGTCTCTTCATATCTCTCTGGTACTTTAGCAGCAACAGCAGCCAATTATTTAGAAAATTCTATCAAGGCACTTTGATGACTAATAACAACAGCATCCCTGGTGAACCCACTTGGATCATTGAGTGCTGATTTCACCTTTTTTGTCAATCTATCCAATACCAATGACTGGGAAATCTCACAAATGTCTCTGTCAACTAGAACTTTCACATTATGTTCGTAGGGAATTCCAAATGACTCCATTCTTAAACAGGTACACATGAAGATCATTTCTTCTTGACGAAATTCAACGGTCCACAAAAATTTGGGCCTCCCATGCTTACACACAATGTACTTTATGCAATCATCGTTATTCTCTATGTTTAGCACCCACATTGATCCAGCTCTAGAGAGAAATGGCCGAAACAATAGAAATATCTCATGAGTGTATAACTTAGCAGCAAATCTCTCTAGCAGCTCTATACAAGTCTGCATGACGGGCACCCCACGTGTAGATTCATAATCAGCATTAAATTCTTTAAAGCGCAAGTGTGCAACACACCTTTGAAAATGCTCTACAAAACTTGTCAAATCATACCGCGACCCCACATACCTTGCCACAACTGAGTGTAAACCTTCACATCTTGAGGTAGTTCTAAACCCAGCAAAGAATTTTCCTCTTATATATGCAGTAACCCACATATGCTTCTCTTCATACATGTTGTTCACCCACGACTTATCCTCAAGGCCAAATTCTTCAATAAGTTGAACCCACTTACGCTTAAACACGGGAATCTCGTAATCTTCCAACATGATTTTTCTGAATTTAGATGTAAACGATGGATTTCCAACATTGCTAGTTGCATTTCAAATAAGGTGCCAAGCGCATAATCTATGTCTGACTTCAGGAAATACATCTCTTACTGCATTCCTAATCGCCATGGCCC
This window contains:
- the LOC140176036 gene encoding protein FAR1-RELATED SEQUENCE 5-like, which encodes MLEDYEIPVFKRKWVQLIEEFGLEDKSWVNNMYEEKHMWVTAYIRGKFFAGFRTTSRCEGLHSVVARYVGSRYDLTSFVEHFQRCVAHLRFKEFNADYESTRGVPVMQTCIELLERFAAKLYTHEIFLLFRPFLSRAGSMWVLNIENNDDCIKYIVCKHGRPKFLWTVEFRQEEMIFMCTCLRMESFGIPYEHNVKVLVDRDICEISQSLVLDRLTKKVKSALNDPSGFTRDAVVISHQSALIEFSK